In a single window of the Osmerus eperlanus chromosome 4, fOsmEpe2.1, whole genome shotgun sequence genome:
- the cxxc1a gene encoding CXXC-type zinc finger protein 1a isoform X2: protein MDSEVSDADPDKPGPESCMDRVNAPVYCVCRRPDINCFMIGCDSCNEWFHGDCINISEKAAKAIRVWYCEKCRAKDGSLEIKFRPKKLKEVDQEKMEKMDKQQRSGTPDMKMDRRRGSKVKRSARMCGECEPCMRTVDCAQCDFCKDMKKFGGPNKIRQKCRFRQCDVRARKMLRVKDEEFSSAKGRGRLRRAENLSDEYSESEMELYQHYKAAGYDDSNMPWASDDEDGASDPATRKRAVKVKHVKRREKRSEKKKEDNKVRRHKQKQKHRERVRHSERSTEVKEGSATRQCLGPGCVEAARANSKYCSEDCGMKLAANRIYEILPQRIQQWQQSPCIAEEQGKKLLERIRRDQQSARMRLTDMEKRFHELEGIIAKAKQQVVQQDEEVNEGEGDDTDLQIFCVSCSHPINPKVALRHMERCYAKYESQTSFGSMYPTRIEGATRLFCDVYNPQSKTYCKRLQVLCPEHSRDPKVPVDEVCGCPLVRDVFEPTGEYCRVAKRKCNKHYCWEKLRRAEVDLERVRVWYKLDELFEQERNVRTAMTNRAGLLALMLHQTIQHDPITTDLRSGKDR, encoded by the exons ATG GACAGCGAGGTGTCAGATGCAGACCCTGACAAGCCTGGGCCGGAGTCTTGTATGGACCGGGTCAACGCTCCTGTCTACTGTGTCTGCCGCAGGCCGGACATCAACTGCTTTatgat TGGGTGTGACAGCTGTAACGAGTGGTTCCATGGCGACTGCATCAACATCTCAGAGAAGGCTGCCAAGGCCATCCGGGTCTGGTACTGTGAGAAATGTCGAG CTAAAGACGGCTCCCTGGAGATCAAGTTCCGTCCTAAGAAGCTGAAGGAGGTGGACCAGGAGAAAATGGAGAAGATGGACAAACAGCAGCGTAGCGGGACTCCTGACATGAAGATGGACCGGCGACGAGGTTCAAAG GTGAAGCGGTCAGCCCGCATGTGTGGTGAATGTGAGCCGTGCATGAGGACTGTGGACTGCGCCCAGTGTGACTTCTGCAAGGACATGAAGAAGTTCGGAGGACCCAACAAGATCCGCCAGAAGTGCCGGTTCAGGCAGTGTGACGTGCGAGCCAGA aAAATGCTGCGAGTGAAGGATGAGGAGTTTTCCTCAGCGAAAGGCAGAGGTCGTCTGCGCAGGGCGGAGAACCTGTCAGACGagtacagtgagagtgagatGGAGCTCTACCAGCACTACAAGGCTGCAGGATACGATGACAGCAACATG CCATGGGccagtgatgatgaggatggtgcTTCAGACCCAGCAACGAGGAAGAGGGCTGTGAAGGTCAAACacgtgaagaggagagagaagaggtctGAGAAGAAG AAAGAGGATAATAAAGTGCGTCGCCACAAGCAAAAACAGAAGCACCGGGAGCGTGTGCGCCACAGCGAGCGCAGCacagaggtgaaggaggggagcGCCACCAGGCAGTGTCTGGGCcctggctgtgtggaggctgcaCGCGCCAACTCTAAATACTGCTCCGAGGACTGTGGCATGAAGCTGGCTGCCAA TCGTATCTATGAGATCCTGCCCCAGCGGATCCAGCAGTGGCAGCAGAGCCCCTGCATCGCCGAGGAGCAGGGCAAGAAGCTGTTGGAGCGCATCCGCCGCGACCAGCAGTCGGCCCGCATGCGCCTCACCGACATGGAGAAGCGCTTCCATGAGCTGGAGGGCATCATCGCCAAGGCCAAGCAGCAGGTCGTGCAGCAGGACGAggag GTGAATGAAGGAGAAGGGGACGACACGGACCTACAGATCttctgtgtgtcctgcagtCACCCCATCAACCCCAAGGTGGCGCTGAGACATATGGAGAGGTGCTACGCCAAG TACGAGAGTCAGACGTCCTTTGGATCCATGTACCCCACTCGCATCGAAGG AGCCACCAGACTGTTCTGTGATGTTTACAACCCTCAGAGTAAGACCTACTGCAAGCGGCTGCAGGTGCTGTGTCCAGAGCACTCAAGGGATCCAAAG GTGCCTGTGGACGAGGTGTGCGGGTGTCCCCTGGTGAGGGATGTGTTTGAGCCTACTGGAGAGTACTGCAGGGTGGCTAAACGCAAATGTAACAAACACTACTGCTGGGAGAAGCTGCGGCGAGCAGAGGTGGATCTGGAGAGAGTCCGAGTG TGGTACAAGCTGGACGAGCTGTTTGAGCAGGAGAGGAATGTACGGACAGCAATGACCAATCGGGCGGGCCTTCTGGCTCTTATGTTGCACCAGACCATTCAGCATGACCCCATCACCACCGACTTGCGCTCCGGCAAGGACCGGTAG
- the cxxc1a gene encoding CXXC-type zinc finger protein 1a isoform X1 yields the protein MVCCDVSLMDPLQDSEVSDADPDKPGPESCMDRVNAPVYCVCRRPDINCFMIGCDSCNEWFHGDCINISEKAAKAIRVWYCEKCRAKDGSLEIKFRPKKLKEVDQEKMEKMDKQQRSGTPDMKMDRRRGSKVKRSARMCGECEPCMRTVDCAQCDFCKDMKKFGGPNKIRQKCRFRQCDVRARKMLRVKDEEFSSAKGRGRLRRAENLSDEYSESEMELYQHYKAAGYDDSNMPWASDDEDGASDPATRKRAVKVKHVKRREKRSEKKKEDNKVRRHKQKQKHRERVRHSERSTEVKEGSATRQCLGPGCVEAARANSKYCSEDCGMKLAANRIYEILPQRIQQWQQSPCIAEEQGKKLLERIRRDQQSARMRLTDMEKRFHELEGIIAKAKQQVVQQDEEVNEGEGDDTDLQIFCVSCSHPINPKVALRHMERCYAKYESQTSFGSMYPTRIEGATRLFCDVYNPQSKTYCKRLQVLCPEHSRDPKVPVDEVCGCPLVRDVFEPTGEYCRVAKRKCNKHYCWEKLRRAEVDLERVRVWYKLDELFEQERNVRTAMTNRAGLLALMLHQTIQHDPITTDLRSGKDR from the exons AtggtgtgttgtgatgtgtccCTGATGGATCCCCTCCAGGACAGCGAGGTGTCAGATGCAGACCCTGACAAGCCTGGGCCGGAGTCTTGTATGGACCGGGTCAACGCTCCTGTCTACTGTGTCTGCCGCAGGCCGGACATCAACTGCTTTatgat TGGGTGTGACAGCTGTAACGAGTGGTTCCATGGCGACTGCATCAACATCTCAGAGAAGGCTGCCAAGGCCATCCGGGTCTGGTACTGTGAGAAATGTCGAG CTAAAGACGGCTCCCTGGAGATCAAGTTCCGTCCTAAGAAGCTGAAGGAGGTGGACCAGGAGAAAATGGAGAAGATGGACAAACAGCAGCGTAGCGGGACTCCTGACATGAAGATGGACCGGCGACGAGGTTCAAAG GTGAAGCGGTCAGCCCGCATGTGTGGTGAATGTGAGCCGTGCATGAGGACTGTGGACTGCGCCCAGTGTGACTTCTGCAAGGACATGAAGAAGTTCGGAGGACCCAACAAGATCCGCCAGAAGTGCCGGTTCAGGCAGTGTGACGTGCGAGCCAGA aAAATGCTGCGAGTGAAGGATGAGGAGTTTTCCTCAGCGAAAGGCAGAGGTCGTCTGCGCAGGGCGGAGAACCTGTCAGACGagtacagtgagagtgagatGGAGCTCTACCAGCACTACAAGGCTGCAGGATACGATGACAGCAACATG CCATGGGccagtgatgatgaggatggtgcTTCAGACCCAGCAACGAGGAAGAGGGCTGTGAAGGTCAAACacgtgaagaggagagagaagaggtctGAGAAGAAG AAAGAGGATAATAAAGTGCGTCGCCACAAGCAAAAACAGAAGCACCGGGAGCGTGTGCGCCACAGCGAGCGCAGCacagaggtgaaggaggggagcGCCACCAGGCAGTGTCTGGGCcctggctgtgtggaggctgcaCGCGCCAACTCTAAATACTGCTCCGAGGACTGTGGCATGAAGCTGGCTGCCAA TCGTATCTATGAGATCCTGCCCCAGCGGATCCAGCAGTGGCAGCAGAGCCCCTGCATCGCCGAGGAGCAGGGCAAGAAGCTGTTGGAGCGCATCCGCCGCGACCAGCAGTCGGCCCGCATGCGCCTCACCGACATGGAGAAGCGCTTCCATGAGCTGGAGGGCATCATCGCCAAGGCCAAGCAGCAGGTCGTGCAGCAGGACGAggag GTGAATGAAGGAGAAGGGGACGACACGGACCTACAGATCttctgtgtgtcctgcagtCACCCCATCAACCCCAAGGTGGCGCTGAGACATATGGAGAGGTGCTACGCCAAG TACGAGAGTCAGACGTCCTTTGGATCCATGTACCCCACTCGCATCGAAGG AGCCACCAGACTGTTCTGTGATGTTTACAACCCTCAGAGTAAGACCTACTGCAAGCGGCTGCAGGTGCTGTGTCCAGAGCACTCAAGGGATCCAAAG GTGCCTGTGGACGAGGTGTGCGGGTGTCCCCTGGTGAGGGATGTGTTTGAGCCTACTGGAGAGTACTGCAGGGTGGCTAAACGCAAATGTAACAAACACTACTGCTGGGAGAAGCTGCGGCGAGCAGAGGTGGATCTGGAGAGAGTCCGAGTG TGGTACAAGCTGGACGAGCTGTTTGAGCAGGAGAGGAATGTACGGACAGCAATGACCAATCGGGCGGGCCTTCTGGCTCTTATGTTGCACCAGACCATTCAGCATGACCCCATCACCACCGACTTGCGCTCCGGCAAGGACCGGTAG
- the cxxc1a gene encoding CXXC-type zinc finger protein 1a isoform X3 — protein sequence MEKMDKQQRSGTPDMKMDRRRGSKVKRSARMCGECEPCMRTVDCAQCDFCKDMKKFGGPNKIRQKCRFRQCDVRARKMLRVKDEEFSSAKGRGRLRRAENLSDEYSESEMELYQHYKAAGYDDSNMPWASDDEDGASDPATRKRAVKVKHVKRREKRSEKKKEDNKVRRHKQKQKHRERVRHSERSTEVKEGSATRQCLGPGCVEAARANSKYCSEDCGMKLAANRIYEILPQRIQQWQQSPCIAEEQGKKLLERIRRDQQSARMRLTDMEKRFHELEGIIAKAKQQVVQQDEEVNEGEGDDTDLQIFCVSCSHPINPKVALRHMERCYAKYESQTSFGSMYPTRIEGATRLFCDVYNPQSKTYCKRLQVLCPEHSRDPKVPVDEVCGCPLVRDVFEPTGEYCRVAKRKCNKHYCWEKLRRAEVDLERVRVWYKLDELFEQERNVRTAMTNRAGLLALMLHQTIQHDPITTDLRSGKDR from the exons ATGGAGAAGATGGACAAACAGCAGCGTAGCGGGACTCCTGACATGAAGATGGACCGGCGACGAGGTTCAAAG GTGAAGCGGTCAGCCCGCATGTGTGGTGAATGTGAGCCGTGCATGAGGACTGTGGACTGCGCCCAGTGTGACTTCTGCAAGGACATGAAGAAGTTCGGAGGACCCAACAAGATCCGCCAGAAGTGCCGGTTCAGGCAGTGTGACGTGCGAGCCAGA aAAATGCTGCGAGTGAAGGATGAGGAGTTTTCCTCAGCGAAAGGCAGAGGTCGTCTGCGCAGGGCGGAGAACCTGTCAGACGagtacagtgagagtgagatGGAGCTCTACCAGCACTACAAGGCTGCAGGATACGATGACAGCAACATG CCATGGGccagtgatgatgaggatggtgcTTCAGACCCAGCAACGAGGAAGAGGGCTGTGAAGGTCAAACacgtgaagaggagagagaagaggtctGAGAAGAAG AAAGAGGATAATAAAGTGCGTCGCCACAAGCAAAAACAGAAGCACCGGGAGCGTGTGCGCCACAGCGAGCGCAGCacagaggtgaaggaggggagcGCCACCAGGCAGTGTCTGGGCcctggctgtgtggaggctgcaCGCGCCAACTCTAAATACTGCTCCGAGGACTGTGGCATGAAGCTGGCTGCCAA TCGTATCTATGAGATCCTGCCCCAGCGGATCCAGCAGTGGCAGCAGAGCCCCTGCATCGCCGAGGAGCAGGGCAAGAAGCTGTTGGAGCGCATCCGCCGCGACCAGCAGTCGGCCCGCATGCGCCTCACCGACATGGAGAAGCGCTTCCATGAGCTGGAGGGCATCATCGCCAAGGCCAAGCAGCAGGTCGTGCAGCAGGACGAggag GTGAATGAAGGAGAAGGGGACGACACGGACCTACAGATCttctgtgtgtcctgcagtCACCCCATCAACCCCAAGGTGGCGCTGAGACATATGGAGAGGTGCTACGCCAAG TACGAGAGTCAGACGTCCTTTGGATCCATGTACCCCACTCGCATCGAAGG AGCCACCAGACTGTTCTGTGATGTTTACAACCCTCAGAGTAAGACCTACTGCAAGCGGCTGCAGGTGCTGTGTCCAGAGCACTCAAGGGATCCAAAG GTGCCTGTGGACGAGGTGTGCGGGTGTCCCCTGGTGAGGGATGTGTTTGAGCCTACTGGAGAGTACTGCAGGGTGGCTAAACGCAAATGTAACAAACACTACTGCTGGGAGAAGCTGCGGCGAGCAGAGGTGGATCTGGAGAGAGTCCGAGTG TGGTACAAGCTGGACGAGCTGTTTGAGCAGGAGAGGAATGTACGGACAGCAATGACCAATCGGGCGGGCCTTCTGGCTCTTATGTTGCACCAGACCATTCAGCATGACCCCATCACCACCGACTTGCGCTCCGGCAAGGACCGGTAG
- the mbd1a gene encoding methyl-CpG-binding domain protein 1a isoform X1, which produces MEKETLINSDLLPVRQPVRLPVYYCKVDKPTVTSYWKKTLMDKERLNQLTSMDTSGNDLANEAADLGGVIDNGTANQEEDTASQVSEMGGSQANESEVSGAIRANQTVDSGGIHASESVESGVEPDETACRLKSEMLGVGAEGCIEAWSSEDGDQREVESEAPVVVEGVEVELDDSLPGWLEPLEEEDEEDDDDVAPTVSHSPSLQLRLLSPHRLSPATTYPVLPQLPQSLLRPISPNRTTEKQSQNQRSPPSDKDSANPSKPHHLRLLTRQASGRVGSSLNGHDQVKKLQGRNCVKCGGSLPDLKTANEEELCPSCKPEKKSPSIVFRKGWKQSSRGKPLKHTEVGADRWVLGRFKEEEEEEEESSRTVKRKAKMVTKEEAKQEQRKAQKKLCKSPSQSETGDTFQRKAFRVPQAHAKGKTSSPAFKIFYRKFRSVACTKCAACLRKDCGKCKYCMDKPKYGGKGRLKQKCLMRRCRAMQPAKASQDLLGPGVARPTLRKVPQKRRRYSSEDTTDEEEEGENSTCSGDGEWTPHVKTQNKEHTGTPVTHLASYVVVNPLTGEVFRALAPPTQEQGPHKYLQVNGHPFPPNILSAPNLPSHFTTPSSVSPGLPSYLDGVPLTLVQPKEESTDYQCWPPPTLNQPSKENGQPLNYENTLNQPSQGYGQPMIASMLNQREFGQTLNCNDPNPSTLVQLKEELAPMECCEADRVVDIEVELDFGSPIRSPDTLGMSEEVSTEVECEVTLEEDQEDGPELVPYCLAEKTEVINALDGKERALLRFLRVLRRTVLPAHWVCVMAAGPRLQLLQCSKLSTMGDTVLNIQPGFSYQLTVQRHHLLPTHTLYDSHPLCFANTSQVVSLLLELEGMAVCRGFEHGLPRSFSEPILLVRAATCLLLVPQSQERCEHCQEVLPL; this is translated from the exons ATGGAAAAAGAGACTCTTATTAATAGTGATCTGCTGCCTGTCAGGCAGCCAGTCAGGCTACCAGTATACTACTGTAAAGTAGACAAGCCCACAGTAACCTCTTATTGGAAGAAAACTTTGATGGACAAGGAGCGATTGAACCAGCTGACTTCCATGGACACATCTGGCAACGATTTAGCAAATGAGGCTGCAGACCTTGGAGGAGTCATAGACAATGGGACTGCAAATCAGGAAGAGGACACTGCCAGTCAGGTTTCAGAGATGGGAGGAAGCCAAGCCAATGAGAGTGAGGTTTCAGGAGCGATCCGAGCCAATCAGACTGTAGATTCAGGAGGGATCCATGCCAGTGAAAGTGTGGAGTCTGGCGTAGAGCCAGATGAAACAGCTTGCCGGTTGAAGAGTGAAATGTTAGGTGTGGGAGCGGAGGGCTGCATCGAGGCTTGGTCCAGTGAAGACGGGGACCAGAGGGAGGTAGAGTCCGAGGCTCCAGTCGTGGTTGAAGGTGTCGAGGTTGAGCTAGACGACAGTCTCCCTGGCTGGCTGGAGCCCCTGGAGGAagaagatgaagaggatgatgatgatgtggcaCCAACGGTCTCCCATTCCCCTTCTCTCCAGCTGAGGCTGCTGTCCCCTCACAGGCTCAGCCCCGCAACAACATACCCAGTTCTCCCCCAGCTGCCCCAGTCCCTCCTGCGGCCCATCAGCCCCAACCGAACCACTGAGAAACAGAGCCAAAACCAACGTTCTCCACCATCAGACAAGGACTCAGCAAACCCCAGCAAGCCCCACCACCTCAGGCTGCTCACCAGGCAGGCCTCGGGAAGAGTCGGCTCCTCCCTCAATGGGCACGACCAGGTGAAGAAACTGCAGGGCAG AAACTGTGTCAAGTGTGGAGGCTCGCTCCCAGACTTGAAGACGGCTAATGAGGAAGAGCTGTGTCCCTCGTGCAAAC cAGAGAAAAAGTCTCCAAGTATAGTATTCAGGAAG GGGTGGAAACAGTCTTCTAGAGGTAAACCATtgaaacacacagag GTGGGGGCTGACCGGTGGGTGCTGGGGAGGttcaaggaagaggaggaagaggaggaggagagcagcaggacTGTTAAG AGAAAAGCCAAGATGGTGACAAAAGAAGAGGCAAAGCAGGAGCAACGGAAAGCACAGAAGAAG CTCTGCAAGTCCCCCTCACAGAGTGAGACTGGTGACACCTTCCAGAGAAAAGCCTTCAGAGTCCCTCAG GCTCATGCCAAAGGAAAGACATCATCTCCTGCCTTCAAGATT TTTTATCGTAAGTTTCGTAGCGTGGCCTGTACGAAGTGTGCTGCTTGTCTGCGTAAGGACTGTGGCAAGTGTAAATACTGCATGGACAAGCCCAAGTACGGGGGAAAGGGCAGGCTGAAGCAGAAGTGCCTCATGCGCAGATGCAGAGCCATG caaCCAGCCAAGGCCAGCCAGGACCTGCTTGGGCCTGGTGTCGCTAGACCCACCCTGAGAAAAGTGCCCCAGAAACGCAGGAGATACAGCTCTGAGGACACaacagacgaggaggaggagggagagaacagcaCCTGCAGCGGAGACGGGGAGTGGACCCCTCATGTGAAGACGCAGAACAAGGAACACACCGGGACTCCAGTGACACAT CTGGCCTCCTACGTGGTGGTGAACCCTCTGACGGGCGAAGTGTTCCGAGCACTAGCCCCACCCACTCAGGAGCAAGGGCCACACAAGTACCTCCAGGTCAATGGCCATCCTTTCCCTCCCAACATACTCAGCGCACCCAATCTGCCCTCCCACTTCACA aCTCCATCCAGTGTCAGCCCTGGCCTGCCAAGCTACCTGGATGGTGTTCCCCTAACCTTAGTCCAACCCAAAGAGGAGAGCACTGACTACCAGTGCTGGCCTCCACCCACGCTCAACCAACCCAGCAAGGAGAATGGCCAGCCTTTGAATTATGAGAACACATTGAACCAACCTAGTCAGGGATATGGCCAACCAATGATAGCCTCAATGCTGAATCAACGGGAGTTCGGGCAGACTTTAAACTGCAATGACCCAAACCCTTCAACGCTGGTCCAGCTGAAAGAGGAGTTGGCTCCGATGGAGTGTTGTGAGGCTGACAGGGTGGTGGACATAGAGGTGGAGCTTGATTTTGGTTCACCAATCAGATCACCTGACACACTTGGCATGAGCGAAGAGGTCAGCACTGAGGTGGAATGTGAGGTCACGCTAGAGGAAGATCAAGAAGACGGTCCTGAATTG gtgcCGTACTGTCTGGCAGAGAAGACCGAGGTCATAAACGCGCTGGACGGCAAAGAGAGGGCGCTGTTGCGTTTCCTGCGCGTGCTGCGTCGCACCGTGCTGCCCGcccactgggtgtgtgtgatggcggCGGGGCCcaggctgcagctgctgcagtgCTCCAAGCTGTCCACCATGGGAGACACAGTGCTCAACATCCAgcctggcttctcctaccaGCTCACCGTGCAGCGGCACCACCTGCTGCCCACGCACACCCTCTACGACTCGCACCCGCTCTGCTTCGCCAACACCAGCCAG GTGGTGAGCCTactgctggagctggagggcATGGCCGTGTGCCGAGGGTTTGAGCATGGCCTGCCCCGGAGCTTCTCAGAGCCCATCCTATTGGTCAGGGCTGCCACCTGCCTCCTGCTGGTGCCCCAATCACAGGAGCGCTGTGAGCACTGCCAAGAAGTACTGCCTCTCTGA
- the mbd1a gene encoding methyl-CpG-binding domain protein 1a isoform X2, with product MEKETLINSDLLPVRQPVRLPVYYCKVDKPTVTSYWKKTLMDKERLNQLTSMDTSGNDLANEAADLGGVIDNGTANQEEDTASQVSEMGGSQANESEVSGAIRANQTVDSGGIHASESVESGVEPDETACRLKSEMLGVGAEGCIEAWSSEDGDQREVESEAPVVVEGVEVELDDSLPGWLEPLEEEDEEDDDDVAPTVSHSPSLQLRLLSPHRLSPATTYPVLPQLPQSLLRPISPNRTTEKQSQNQRSPPSDKDSANPSKPHHLRLLTRQASGRVGSSLNGHDQVKKLQGRNCVKCGGSLPDLKTANEEELCPSCKPEKKSPSIVFRKVGADRWVLGRFKEEEEEEEESSRTVKRKAKMVTKEEAKQEQRKAQKKLCKSPSQSETGDTFQRKAFRVPQAHAKGKTSSPAFKIFYRKFRSVACTKCAACLRKDCGKCKYCMDKPKYGGKGRLKQKCLMRRCRAMQPAKASQDLLGPGVARPTLRKVPQKRRRYSSEDTTDEEEEGENSTCSGDGEWTPHVKTQNKEHTGTPVTHLASYVVVNPLTGEVFRALAPPTQEQGPHKYLQVNGHPFPPNILSAPNLPSHFTTPSSVSPGLPSYLDGVPLTLVQPKEESTDYQCWPPPTLNQPSKENGQPLNYENTLNQPSQGYGQPMIASMLNQREFGQTLNCNDPNPSTLVQLKEELAPMECCEADRVVDIEVELDFGSPIRSPDTLGMSEEVSTEVECEVTLEEDQEDGPELVPYCLAEKTEVINALDGKERALLRFLRVLRRTVLPAHWVCVMAAGPRLQLLQCSKLSTMGDTVLNIQPGFSYQLTVQRHHLLPTHTLYDSHPLCFANTSQVVSLLLELEGMAVCRGFEHGLPRSFSEPILLVRAATCLLLVPQSQERCEHCQEVLPL from the exons ATGGAAAAAGAGACTCTTATTAATAGTGATCTGCTGCCTGTCAGGCAGCCAGTCAGGCTACCAGTATACTACTGTAAAGTAGACAAGCCCACAGTAACCTCTTATTGGAAGAAAACTTTGATGGACAAGGAGCGATTGAACCAGCTGACTTCCATGGACACATCTGGCAACGATTTAGCAAATGAGGCTGCAGACCTTGGAGGAGTCATAGACAATGGGACTGCAAATCAGGAAGAGGACACTGCCAGTCAGGTTTCAGAGATGGGAGGAAGCCAAGCCAATGAGAGTGAGGTTTCAGGAGCGATCCGAGCCAATCAGACTGTAGATTCAGGAGGGATCCATGCCAGTGAAAGTGTGGAGTCTGGCGTAGAGCCAGATGAAACAGCTTGCCGGTTGAAGAGTGAAATGTTAGGTGTGGGAGCGGAGGGCTGCATCGAGGCTTGGTCCAGTGAAGACGGGGACCAGAGGGAGGTAGAGTCCGAGGCTCCAGTCGTGGTTGAAGGTGTCGAGGTTGAGCTAGACGACAGTCTCCCTGGCTGGCTGGAGCCCCTGGAGGAagaagatgaagaggatgatgatgatgtggcaCCAACGGTCTCCCATTCCCCTTCTCTCCAGCTGAGGCTGCTGTCCCCTCACAGGCTCAGCCCCGCAACAACATACCCAGTTCTCCCCCAGCTGCCCCAGTCCCTCCTGCGGCCCATCAGCCCCAACCGAACCACTGAGAAACAGAGCCAAAACCAACGTTCTCCACCATCAGACAAGGACTCAGCAAACCCCAGCAAGCCCCACCACCTCAGGCTGCTCACCAGGCAGGCCTCGGGAAGAGTCGGCTCCTCCCTCAATGGGCACGACCAGGTGAAGAAACTGCAGGGCAG AAACTGTGTCAAGTGTGGAGGCTCGCTCCCAGACTTGAAGACGGCTAATGAGGAAGAGCTGTGTCCCTCGTGCAAAC cAGAGAAAAAGTCTCCAAGTATAGTATTCAGGAAG GTGGGGGCTGACCGGTGGGTGCTGGGGAGGttcaaggaagaggaggaagaggaggaggagagcagcaggacTGTTAAG AGAAAAGCCAAGATGGTGACAAAAGAAGAGGCAAAGCAGGAGCAACGGAAAGCACAGAAGAAG CTCTGCAAGTCCCCCTCACAGAGTGAGACTGGTGACACCTTCCAGAGAAAAGCCTTCAGAGTCCCTCAG GCTCATGCCAAAGGAAAGACATCATCTCCTGCCTTCAAGATT TTTTATCGTAAGTTTCGTAGCGTGGCCTGTACGAAGTGTGCTGCTTGTCTGCGTAAGGACTGTGGCAAGTGTAAATACTGCATGGACAAGCCCAAGTACGGGGGAAAGGGCAGGCTGAAGCAGAAGTGCCTCATGCGCAGATGCAGAGCCATG caaCCAGCCAAGGCCAGCCAGGACCTGCTTGGGCCTGGTGTCGCTAGACCCACCCTGAGAAAAGTGCCCCAGAAACGCAGGAGATACAGCTCTGAGGACACaacagacgaggaggaggagggagagaacagcaCCTGCAGCGGAGACGGGGAGTGGACCCCTCATGTGAAGACGCAGAACAAGGAACACACCGGGACTCCAGTGACACAT CTGGCCTCCTACGTGGTGGTGAACCCTCTGACGGGCGAAGTGTTCCGAGCACTAGCCCCACCCACTCAGGAGCAAGGGCCACACAAGTACCTCCAGGTCAATGGCCATCCTTTCCCTCCCAACATACTCAGCGCACCCAATCTGCCCTCCCACTTCACA aCTCCATCCAGTGTCAGCCCTGGCCTGCCAAGCTACCTGGATGGTGTTCCCCTAACCTTAGTCCAACCCAAAGAGGAGAGCACTGACTACCAGTGCTGGCCTCCACCCACGCTCAACCAACCCAGCAAGGAGAATGGCCAGCCTTTGAATTATGAGAACACATTGAACCAACCTAGTCAGGGATATGGCCAACCAATGATAGCCTCAATGCTGAATCAACGGGAGTTCGGGCAGACTTTAAACTGCAATGACCCAAACCCTTCAACGCTGGTCCAGCTGAAAGAGGAGTTGGCTCCGATGGAGTGTTGTGAGGCTGACAGGGTGGTGGACATAGAGGTGGAGCTTGATTTTGGTTCACCAATCAGATCACCTGACACACTTGGCATGAGCGAAGAGGTCAGCACTGAGGTGGAATGTGAGGTCACGCTAGAGGAAGATCAAGAAGACGGTCCTGAATTG gtgcCGTACTGTCTGGCAGAGAAGACCGAGGTCATAAACGCGCTGGACGGCAAAGAGAGGGCGCTGTTGCGTTTCCTGCGCGTGCTGCGTCGCACCGTGCTGCCCGcccactgggtgtgtgtgatggcggCGGGGCCcaggctgcagctgctgcagtgCTCCAAGCTGTCCACCATGGGAGACACAGTGCTCAACATCCAgcctggcttctcctaccaGCTCACCGTGCAGCGGCACCACCTGCTGCCCACGCACACCCTCTACGACTCGCACCCGCTCTGCTTCGCCAACACCAGCCAG GTGGTGAGCCTactgctggagctggagggcATGGCCGTGTGCCGAGGGTTTGAGCATGGCCTGCCCCGGAGCTTCTCAGAGCCCATCCTATTGGTCAGGGCTGCCACCTGCCTCCTGCTGGTGCCCCAATCACAGGAGCGCTGTGAGCACTGCCAAGAAGTACTGCCTCTCTGA